The following are from one region of the Cyanobium gracile PCC 6307 genome:
- a CDS encoding DUF2207 domain-containing protein yields MAEGPTAARRRLRSWRWGLGGLLGLALTLLLLAPWGAGATLSAAERQLTLTDFQMQAVVEPTGAVQVSETLTARFDGSWNGLVRQIPLLARRPGGLEPLGLRVLAVTDPEGRPYRYESSHPGADLKLKIWIPGAENTSRTAVISYRLKRGLRFYPDHDEFNWNVTGNAWEVPIERASARVQLPPAVSGLHASVYTGPSGARGHDATLTIGADAVASSTTRRLEPGEGFTLAVGFAKGLVPLPSALAQWIDWWLARLSLLLPLLCTGVLGPLWWRIGRDPALGAVPVAYEPPEGLPPAVLGSLVAEQVSGSALSATLVALAVKGQLRIEQDQQKLLFLNLGKRYVFTLLGEPAQRSALLPHEAYLLETLFPSAEPGATVSTQELREHYYVHVPGFEHRVMQAVLAETFFRRWPETVRVLTFFGGLGLAAGVVVLAAALLPHDIVMLQGVAHPVVILVSLALTVVLVGVFAWIMPSRTTRGTAVLRQTLGFQEFLRRVEVPRLERLVLTPELFERYLPYAMVAGLTRQWTSAFQGILQEPPSWYVGDGIDFDANDFGTSLEDCFSTTTGAMQSSPSSSSSSSGSSGGGSSGGGDGGGGGGGF; encoded by the coding sequence CTGGCCCCCTGGGGGGCCGGCGCCACCCTCAGCGCCGCCGAGCGCCAGCTCACGCTCACCGATTTCCAGATGCAGGCGGTGGTGGAGCCCACCGGTGCCGTGCAGGTGAGCGAAACCCTCACCGCCCGCTTCGATGGCTCCTGGAACGGCTTGGTGCGCCAGATCCCCCTGCTGGCCCGGCGTCCCGGCGGGCTCGAACCCCTCGGGCTGCGGGTGCTCGCGGTCACCGACCCCGAGGGCCGGCCCTATCGCTACGAGAGCAGCCACCCCGGCGCCGACCTGAAACTGAAGATCTGGATCCCCGGCGCCGAGAACACCAGCCGCACGGCCGTGATCAGCTACCGCCTGAAGCGCGGTCTGCGCTTCTACCCGGACCACGACGAGTTCAACTGGAACGTGACCGGCAACGCCTGGGAGGTGCCGATCGAGCGGGCCTCGGCCCGGGTGCAGCTGCCGCCAGCTGTTTCCGGACTCCACGCTTCGGTGTACACCGGGCCCAGCGGCGCCCGGGGGCACGACGCCACCCTGACGATCGGCGCTGACGCGGTGGCCAGCAGCACCACCCGGCGGCTGGAGCCCGGCGAGGGCTTCACCTTGGCGGTGGGCTTCGCCAAGGGGCTGGTGCCGCTGCCGTCGGCCCTGGCCCAATGGATCGACTGGTGGCTGGCGCGTCTGAGCCTGCTGCTCCCCTTGCTGTGCACCGGCGTGCTGGGACCGCTCTGGTGGCGGATCGGCCGGGATCCGGCCCTCGGCGCGGTGCCGGTGGCCTATGAACCCCCCGAGGGGCTGCCGCCGGCGGTGCTGGGCAGCCTGGTGGCGGAGCAGGTGAGCGGATCCGCCCTGTCGGCCACCCTGGTGGCGCTGGCGGTGAAGGGCCAGCTGCGCATCGAACAGGACCAGCAGAAGCTGCTGTTCCTGAACCTGGGCAAGCGCTATGTGTTCACCCTGCTGGGCGAGCCGGCCCAGCGGTCAGCGCTGCTGCCCCACGAGGCCTATCTGCTCGAGACGCTGTTTCCATCGGCGGAGCCTGGAGCCACGGTCAGCACCCAGGAGCTCCGGGAGCACTACTACGTCCATGTGCCCGGCTTCGAGCATCGGGTGATGCAGGCGGTGCTGGCGGAGACGTTCTTCCGGCGCTGGCCGGAAACGGTGCGTGTCCTTACCTTCTTCGGTGGCCTTGGACTGGCCGCCGGAGTTGTCGTCCTCGCCGCGGCGCTGCTGCCCCACGACATCGTCATGCTGCAGGGGGTGGCGCACCCCGTGGTGATCCTGGTGTCCCTGGCGCTGACCGTGGTGCTGGTGGGCGTGTTCGCCTGGATCATGCCCAGCCGCACCACCCGCGGCACGGCGGTGCTGCGCCAGACCCTCGGCTTCCAGGAGTTCCTGCGCCGCGTGGAGGTGCCGCGGCTGGAGCGGCTGGTGCTGACGCCGGAGCTGTTCGAGCGCTACCTGCCCTACGCCATGGTGGCTGGCCTGACGCGCCAGTGGACGTCCGCGTTCCAGGGCATCCTGCAAGAGCCGCCCAGCTGGTACGTCGGCGACGGCATCGACTTCGATGCCAACGACTTCGGCACCAGCCTCGAGGACTGCTTCAGCACCACCACCGGCGCCATGCAGTCGTCGCCGAGCAGCTCCAGCAGCTCCAGCGGCAGCTCCGGCGGGGGCAGCTCCGGGGGCGGTGACGGCGGTGGCGGCGGCGGCGGCTTCTGA
- a CDS encoding serine hydrolase, with the protein MAPSVLRRPGAAALALGLALALQPPGAARSAEPPSGPTPPPRQVTAESLAAALPKLDALATEMQRSTGVPGLAIVVVHADRVVFLKGYGVRRVGEPGAVDADTLFQLASLSKPIAATVVAGLVGDGRVGWDDPVLRTLPAARIGPPAIAPLVTIRDLLSHRSGLPDHAGDHLEDLGFDRATILERLRLLPTGNRFRADYAYTNFGFTAGAVAAANAVGRPWEALSSERLYRPLGMARTSSRHADFVATANRASLHVPEGGRWVARYQRDADAQAPAGGVSSSVRDLGQWLRLQLAGGRRDGRAVVDAAALAETHRPQIVSQQPRDPATDRAGFYGLGWNVSYTDRGTVQLGHSGAFDLGAATAVYLLPAESLGIIVLSNSQPLGVPEALSLSFLDLATAGAVKRDYLTALRPLFRGMEQQDYPAVVTPARPLPARPADAYTGSYANAYVGPVAVVPRGDGLELQLGPRLTPFPLTPVSGDTFRYQPAGENAYGPSAVTFTVGPDGRATAVRIDNLNLNGQGVLQRR; encoded by the coding sequence GTGGCCCCAAGCGTCCTGCGCCGCCCCGGGGCGGCCGCCCTGGCTCTGGGCCTGGCGCTGGCCCTTCAGCCCCCGGGTGCAGCCCGCAGCGCCGAGCCGCCGTCGGGGCCCACGCCGCCGCCACGTCAGGTGACGGCGGAAAGCCTGGCCGCGGCCCTGCCCAAGCTCGATGCCCTGGCCACGGAGATGCAGCGCAGCACCGGTGTCCCGGGCCTGGCGATCGTCGTGGTGCACGCCGACCGGGTGGTGTTCCTCAAGGGCTACGGCGTGCGGCGGGTGGGCGAGCCCGGTGCGGTGGATGCCGACACCCTCTTCCAGCTGGCGTCGCTCTCGAAACCGATCGCCGCCACGGTGGTGGCCGGCCTGGTGGGTGACGGGCGCGTGGGCTGGGACGACCCCGTGCTGCGCACCCTCCCTGCGGCCCGCATCGGTCCGCCGGCCATCGCCCCCTTGGTGACCATCCGCGACCTGCTGTCCCACCGCAGCGGCCTGCCGGACCACGCCGGCGATCACCTGGAAGACCTGGGCTTCGATCGGGCCACGATCCTCGAGCGGCTGCGGCTGCTGCCCACCGGCAACCGCTTCCGCGCCGACTACGCCTACACCAACTTCGGCTTCACGGCCGGCGCCGTGGCCGCCGCCAACGCCGTCGGGCGCCCCTGGGAGGCCCTCTCCAGCGAACGGCTCTACCGGCCCCTGGGCATGGCCCGCACCAGCTCCCGCCACGCCGATTTCGTGGCCACCGCCAACCGTGCCTCCCTGCATGTGCCGGAGGGGGGCCGCTGGGTGGCCCGCTACCAGCGGGATGCCGATGCCCAGGCCCCCGCCGGCGGCGTGAGCTCCAGCGTGCGGGATCTGGGCCAGTGGCTGCGGCTGCAGCTGGCCGGCGGCCGCCGCGATGGCCGTGCGGTGGTGGACGCCGCCGCCCTCGCCGAGACCCACCGGCCCCAGATCGTCAGCCAGCAGCCCCGCGATCCGGCCACGGATCGGGCCGGCTTCTACGGGCTGGGCTGGAACGTGAGCTATACCGATCGGGGCACGGTCCAGCTGGGCCATTCGGGCGCCTTCGACCTCGGCGCCGCCACGGCCGTCTACCTGCTGCCGGCGGAATCCCTTGGCATCATCGTGCTCTCCAACAGCCAGCCGCTGGGGGTGCCGGAGGCCCTCAGCCTCAGCTTCCTCGACCTGGCCACCGCCGGAGCGGTGAAGCGCGACTACCTCACCGCCCTGCGCCCCCTGTTCCGGGGCATGGAGCAGCAGGACTATCCCGCCGTGGTCACCCCGGCCCGGCCCCTGCCGGCCCGCCCCGCCGACGCCTACACCGGCAGCTACGCCAATGCCTACGTGGGCCCGGTCGCCGTGGTGCCACGCGGCGATGGCCTCGAGCTGCAGCTGGGTCCCCGCCTCACCCCCTTCCCCCTGACCCCGGTGAGCGGCGACACCTTCCGCTACCAGCCCGCCGGCGAGAACGCCTACGGCCCCAGCGCCGTCACCTTCACGGTCGGCCCCGACGGCAGGGCCACGGCGGTGCGGATCGACAACCTCAACCTCAACGGCCAGGGGGTGCTCCAGCGGCGCTGA
- a CDS encoding urease subunit gamma → MNLTPQEKDKLLIVTAALLAERRLGRGLKLNHPEAVAWLSFQVIEGARDGRSVAELMREGTTWLSRDQVMEGVPELIPEVQIEAMFPDGTKLVTLHEPIR, encoded by the coding sequence ATGAACCTCACCCCCCAGGAGAAAGACAAGCTGTTGATCGTCACCGCCGCCCTGCTGGCGGAACGGCGGCTCGGCCGGGGCCTGAAGCTCAACCATCCCGAGGCGGTGGCCTGGCTCAGTTTCCAGGTGATCGAAGGGGCCCGCGACGGCCGCAGCGTGGCGGAGCTGATGCGGGAGGGCACCACCTGGCTGAGCCGGGATCAGGTGATGGAGGGGGTGCCCGAGCTGATCCCTGAGGTGCAGATCGAGGCGATGTTCCCCGATGGCACCAAGCTCGTCACCCTCCACGAACCGATCCGCTGA
- a CDS encoding urease subunit beta, producing the protein MAPLIPGELIPEPGTIELNVGRPVTTLSVANRGDRPVQVGSHFHFYEANGALEFDREAARGLRLDIPAGTAIRFEPGDQRDVHLVPYVGDRRVFGFNGLVNGPLD; encoded by the coding sequence ATGGCCCCCCTGATCCCCGGCGAACTGATCCCCGAGCCCGGCACGATCGAGCTCAATGTCGGCCGCCCGGTCACCACCCTGTCGGTGGCGAACCGGGGCGACCGGCCCGTGCAGGTGGGCTCCCACTTCCATTTCTATGAAGCCAACGGCGCCCTCGAGTTCGACCGCGAGGCGGCCCGCGGCCTGCGGCTCGACATCCCCGCCGGCACCGCCATCCGCTTCGAGCCCGGCGACCAGCGGGACGTGCATCTGGTGCCCTACGTCGGCGACCGCCGCGTGTTCGGCTTCAACGGTCTGGTCAACGGCCCCCTCGACTGA
- the ureC gene encoding urease subunit alpha, protein MAYRIDRRAYAETYGPTTGDRLRLADTELILEVESDCTTYGDEVKFGGGKVIRDGMGQAQTPRSEGAVDTVITNALILDWWGIVKADIGLKDGRICAIGKAGNPDITDGVTIVVGPGTEAIAGEGHIVTAGAIDTHIHFICPQQIETALASGVTTLLGGGTGPATGTNATTCTPGAFHLARMLQAAEGLPINLGFYGKGNASTPAAIEEQIRAGACGLKLHEDWGTTPAAIDCCLTVADKYDVQVCIHSDTLNEAGFVEDTIRAIGGRTIHTFHTEGAGGGHAPDIIRICGEANVLPSSTNPTKPYTVNTLEEHLDMLMVCHHLDPRIPEDVAFAESRIRRETIAAEDILHDLGAFSIIASDSQAMGRVGEVITRTFQTAHKMKVQRGFLPEDAAGPRGGRNDNTRLKRYIAKLTINPAIAHGLDSQIGSVEVGKLADLVLWKPGFFGVKPELVIKGGSIVWAQMGDANASIPTPGPVHGRPMFAAYGGSLAASCLNFVSQACLENDLPSSLGLKRPCVPVVQTRGIGKAQMRNNTALPKVEVDPQTYEVFADGELLTCEPAEVLPMAQRYFLL, encoded by the coding sequence ATGGCTTATCGCATCGACCGCCGCGCCTACGCCGAGACCTACGGCCCCACCACCGGTGACCGGCTGCGGCTGGCCGACACCGAGCTGATCCTGGAGGTGGAGAGCGACTGCACCACCTACGGCGATGAGGTGAAGTTCGGGGGCGGCAAGGTGATCCGCGACGGCATGGGCCAGGCCCAGACCCCCCGCTCCGAGGGGGCCGTCGACACGGTGATCACCAATGCCCTGATCCTCGACTGGTGGGGCATCGTCAAGGCCGACATCGGCCTGAAGGACGGCCGCATCTGCGCCATCGGCAAGGCGGGCAACCCCGACATCACCGATGGGGTGACGATCGTGGTCGGGCCCGGCACCGAAGCCATCGCCGGGGAGGGGCACATCGTCACCGCCGGGGCGATCGACACCCACATCCACTTCATCTGCCCCCAGCAGATCGAAACCGCCCTCGCCTCCGGGGTCACCACCCTGCTGGGGGGCGGCACCGGCCCGGCCACCGGCACCAACGCCACCACCTGCACCCCCGGCGCCTTCCACCTGGCCCGCATGCTCCAGGCCGCCGAGGGGCTGCCGATCAACCTGGGCTTCTACGGCAAGGGCAACGCCAGCACCCCTGCGGCGATCGAAGAGCAGATCCGCGCCGGGGCCTGCGGCCTGAAGCTCCATGAGGACTGGGGCACCACCCCGGCGGCGATCGACTGCTGCCTGACGGTGGCCGACAAGTATGACGTGCAGGTCTGCATCCACTCCGACACCCTCAACGAAGCCGGCTTCGTGGAGGACACGATCCGGGCCATCGGCGGCCGCACCATCCACACCTTCCACACCGAGGGGGCCGGCGGTGGCCACGCCCCCGACATCATCCGGATCTGCGGTGAGGCCAACGTGCTGCCCAGCTCCACCAACCCCACCAAGCCCTACACCGTCAACACCCTCGAGGAGCACCTCGACATGCTGATGGTGTGCCACCACCTCGATCCCCGCATCCCGGAGGACGTGGCCTTCGCCGAATCGCGCATCCGCCGCGAGACGATCGCCGCCGAGGACATCCTTCATGATCTGGGCGCCTTCAGCATCATCGCCAGCGATTCCCAGGCCATGGGCCGTGTGGGTGAGGTGATCACCCGCACCTTCCAGACCGCCCACAAGATGAAGGTGCAGCGCGGTTTCCTCCCCGAGGACGCCGCCGGTCCCCGTGGCGGCCGCAACGACAACACCCGCCTGAAGCGCTACATCGCCAAGCTCACGATCAATCCCGCCATCGCCCATGGGCTCGACAGCCAGATCGGCTCGGTGGAGGTGGGCAAGCTGGCCGATCTGGTCCTGTGGAAGCCGGGCTTCTTCGGCGTCAAGCCGGAGCTGGTGATCAAGGGGGGCTCGATCGTCTGGGCCCAGATGGGGGATGCCAATGCCTCGATCCCCACCCCCGGTCCGGTGCACGGCCGGCCGATGTTCGCCGCCTACGGCGGATCCCTGGCGGCCAGCTGCCTCAACTTCGTCAGCCAGGCCTGCCTCGAGAACGACCTGCCCAGCAGCCTTGGCCTGAAGCGGCCCTGCGTGCCCGTGGTGCAGACCCGGGGCATCGGCAAGGCCCAGATGCGCAACAACACCGCCCTGCCGAAGGTGGAGGTGGACCCCCAGACCTACGAGGTCTTCGCCGACGGGGAACTGCTCACCTGCGAACCGGCGGAGGTGCTGCCGATGGCCCAGCGCTACTTCCTCCTGTAG